A part of Pirellulaceae bacterium genomic DNA contains:
- a CDS encoding homoserine dehydrogenase has translation MEKIKVAIIGMGTVGSGVARLLLDHSDRAARHTGRELVLDKAVVHDLSKPRDLELPAGMLTDDLEQVLKNPEIRLVAMLVGGLEPARTFTLRLLEAGKDVVTANKALLAEHGSELFDRARALGRCIAFEAAVAGGIPIIANISQCLAANQILGLEGILNGTSNFIIDKMDQHGWSYDAALREAQKLGFAEADPSMDVDGSDAAQKLAILAHLAFGARVHWQDIARSGIDSLNTIDLGFASELGYRIKLIAHARLTNGQVELSVSPTLVRKGHPLAEVHANYNAISLDGDAVGDLFFHGQGAGQMPTASAVAADLIDVAVGRARITFQALELWSDRQSTVNLAAQSDLPGRFYLRLEVLDQPGVMAQITKIMSDQKLSIASIIQHESDPDSSVAASSLTDRSARSVSLVIMTHETTAGAVDRAVGHFVKLPVVTGNAVRMRVLETRQKS, from the coding sequence ATGGAAAAGATCAAGGTAGCGATCATCGGCATGGGCACAGTGGGCAGCGGTGTCGCACGCCTGTTGTTAGACCACAGCGACCGCGCTGCCAGACACACAGGGCGTGAGCTGGTGCTGGACAAGGCGGTGGTTCATGATCTCAGCAAACCGCGCGACCTGGAGCTTCCCGCAGGCATGCTGACGGATGACTTGGAGCAGGTGCTCAAGAACCCTGAGATACGCTTGGTTGCCATGTTGGTTGGCGGGCTGGAGCCGGCGCGCACATTTACGCTGCGACTGCTGGAAGCAGGCAAGGATGTCGTGACCGCCAACAAGGCATTGTTAGCTGAACATGGTTCTGAGTTGTTTGATCGGGCTCGAGCGTTAGGGCGCTGTATCGCCTTTGAGGCTGCCGTGGCTGGCGGCATTCCAATTATCGCCAACATCAGTCAGTGCCTGGCCGCTAATCAAATATTGGGGCTGGAAGGCATTTTGAATGGAACCAGCAATTTTATCATCGACAAAATGGACCAGCATGGATGGAGCTACGATGCTGCCCTGCGTGAAGCTCAAAAGCTAGGTTTTGCCGAAGCGGACCCGTCGATGGACGTCGACGGATCCGACGCCGCGCAAAAGCTGGCCATCTTGGCTCACTTGGCATTCGGAGCACGGGTGCACTGGCAGGACATTGCTCGTTCCGGAATCGACAGTCTGAACACCATCGATCTCGGCTTTGCGTCGGAGCTTGGATATCGTATCAAATTGATCGCTCACGCAAGGTTGACCAATGGCCAAGTGGAGTTGAGTGTCTCACCAACGTTAGTTCGCAAGGGACATCCGCTGGCAGAAGTTCACGCCAACTACAATGCGATCAGCCTGGACGGGGACGCTGTCGGCGATCTGTTCTTTCATGGTCAAGGGGCCGGTCAAATGCCAACCGCTTCAGCCGTGGCGGCGGACTTGATCGACGTCGCCGTCGGAAGGGCACGCATCACCTTCCAGGCCCTTGAATTGTGGAGCGACCGACAGTCGACCGTCAACCTGGCGGCCCAATCCGATTTGCCAGGCCGATTTTACCTGCGCTTGGAAGTCCTGGATCAGCCTGGCGTCATGGCACAGATCACCAAGATCATGAGCGACCAAAAACTTTCAATAGCCTCGATTATCCAGCACGAATCCGATCCAGATTCATCCGTCGCCGCGAGTAGTTTGACAGACCGCAGCGCACGCAGCGTGTCGCTGGTTATCATGACTCACGAAACCACCGCAGGCGCCGTGGATCGCGCCGTTGGTCATTTTGTGAAGCTGCCTGTGGTAACCGGCAATGCCGTTCGGATGCGGGTGTTGGAAACTCGCCAGAAGTCCTAA
- a CDS encoding cofactor-independent phosphoglycerate mutase: MKYAIIIPDGCADQPLPQLDGKTPLQVANIPHMNAVVRDGLIAETDNVPLHFPAGSEVANMSLFGYDPNEYFTGRAPIEAAAQGIALGPDDWAVRCNLVTVQNQIMLDFTADHISTAEASQLLKTLADAVADDRLQFVPGVSYRNLMIYRGRAGEPAPFATDTRTRAPHDLTDLPVVDDYPRGRGSDLLTDLMNRSETLFADHPVNRQRLAAAKRPATNVWLWGLGGSPQLPDFSQRFGVRGAMITAVDLLRGLAALVGWDRIEVPGATGYLDTNYAGKGQAAVKALDHFDIVCVHVEAPDEASHEGRYEEKIRALEAIDQHIVAPVRAKLESLGDYRLMVLPDHPTPCATKKHSHGMVPLALCGTGISGYGESYNEVAAAASHIKFPNGWEMMQQFVKGQWT; this comes from the coding sequence ATGAAGTATGCAATCATTATTCCTGACGGCTGCGCTGACCAGCCGCTGCCACAGCTGGATGGAAAGACTCCACTTCAAGTCGCCAACATTCCGCACATGAACGCGGTGGTCCGTGATGGCTTGATCGCCGAGACGGACAACGTGCCCTTGCACTTTCCCGCTGGCAGTGAAGTCGCCAATATGTCCCTGTTTGGGTACGATCCCAATGAATACTTCACCGGTCGCGCGCCTATCGAGGCTGCCGCGCAGGGCATCGCACTGGGCCCCGATGATTGGGCGGTTCGCTGCAATCTGGTAACGGTCCAGAATCAGATCATGCTGGACTTCACCGCGGACCATATCTCGACCGCCGAGGCCAGCCAACTCTTGAAGACCTTGGCAGATGCGGTGGCTGATGATCGCCTGCAGTTTGTGCCGGGAGTCAGCTATCGCAATTTGATGATCTATCGTGGTCGGGCTGGCGAGCCCGCTCCGTTTGCGACGGACACGCGAACACGCGCGCCTCATGATTTGACTGACTTACCGGTGGTCGATGACTATCCGCGAGGTCGCGGCAGCGATTTGTTGACAGACTTGATGAATCGCTCGGAGACTCTATTTGCGGATCATCCGGTGAATCGACAGCGGCTGGCGGCAGCCAAGCGACCGGCTACCAATGTGTGGCTGTGGGGATTGGGCGGCAGCCCACAGCTACCGGATTTCAGCCAGCGATTCGGTGTACGAGGGGCGATGATCACGGCCGTCGATTTGTTGCGTGGCCTAGCGGCGCTCGTTGGCTGGGACCGCATCGAAGTGCCGGGTGCCACCGGTTATCTGGATACGAATTACGCTGGCAAGGGCCAAGCAGCCGTCAAGGCCCTGGATCACTTCGATATTGTGTGCGTGCACGTCGAAGCCCCTGACGAAGCCTCACACGAAGGGCGGTACGAAGAAAAAATTCGAGCACTCGAGGCCATCGACCAGCATATTGTGGCTCCGGTCCGCGCCAAACTGGAAAGTCTAGGAGACTATCGACTGATGGTGCTGCCCGATCATCCGACTCCCTGTGCAACTAAAAAACACAGCCATGGCATGGTGCCGTTGGCGCTGTGCGGCACGGGAATCAGCGGATATGGCGAAAGCTATAACGAAGTTGCGGCTGCCGCCAGCCACATCAAGTTTCCCAACGGATGGGAAATGATGCAGCAGTTTGTAAAGGGTCAATGGACCTGA